The following DNA comes from Vicinamibacteria bacterium.
GGTTCGGGCTTCACGCCCGTGAACTGAGGTAGACTGTTCTCCCATGAGATGCCGAGGCTTGGCCCTGGCCCTCCTTCTCCTCGGGGTGGGCCGCGCGACCGCCGAGGTTGACATCCACTCGGCCGGCGGCCGCGTGGACCTCCGGGTGAGCACGGCTCCCCTTTCCGATGTCCTCGATCGCCTCTCGCGGGAAACGGGAACGAAGGTCGTGTACGAAGGCCCTCCCCCCCGTCAGCTCGTTTCTGTTTCGCTCCAGAAGCGGACGCCGGTGGAGGCCGTCCTCAGCCTCCTGGAAGGCACGGGGATCAGCTTCGCCCTGCGGATGGATCCCAGCGGAACGGGGTGCCACACGCTCATCATCGTTTCCGCCCCCCAAGGAATCGCGACCACGGCCCCGCCCCCGGCGGCCCCGCCGCCAGAGATGGTTCCGCCGAATGCCGCCCCCGAGGAGAGCGTCCCCGCGGAGGCCTTCACCCCGCCCCCGGGGATGACGGTCTCGCCGCCCCAAGTTGTGCAGCCCCCAGGTCAGCCCGGGAGCTCTCCGGAAGCCAAGGCCGTCCCCTTCCCACCGGGCTTCAACACCGCCCTGCCCAACTTCCAGAGCGGCCCGCCCATGCCCAGCGGGCCCGTCCTGCCGAGCGTTCCCGGAGGGCCGGGAAGCGCGCCCCGCGCCGGGCGGCCCCTCCTCGCTCCCGAGAAGGCGGAGCCGGATTCCTAAGCAGCGGATGGGAAGACTGATTTAGCGGTAGACCATCCGCCGAGCGGGCTCTGGTTCGTGCGCTCGTCGCTCAACGGAAGCACTCTCACGACCGGCTCCCGAGGCCCGGCCTTTAGACCCGTGAACTAGACCCGCGCCGTCGCCACCGGAGCCCGAGGAGGGTCCGACGGCACGGCCCGTAGACCCAGCGCTTCCAAAGGAAGTCGCGGTACTCATACGCGCGCGCCGCCTCC
Coding sequences within:
- a CDS encoding DUF4974 domain-containing protein; this translates as MRCRGLALALLLLGVGRATAEVDIHSAGGRVDLRVSTAPLSDVLDRLSRETGTKVVYEGPPPRQLVSVSLQKRTPVEAVLSLLEGTGISFALRMDPSGTGCHTLIIVSAPQGIATTAPPPAAPPPEMVPPNAAPEESVPAEAFTPPPGMTVSPPQVVQPPGQPGSSPEAKAVPFPPGFNTALPNFQSGPPMPSGPVLPSVPGGPGSAPRAGRPLLAPEKAEPDS